The Coffea arabica cultivar ET-39 chromosome 10e, Coffea Arabica ET-39 HiFi, whole genome shotgun sequence region CGTCGTCCTCGCACGTGCCGCACATGTGAGTCACCAGCCCTTTTTTTTCTACGCGATGCTCCACACGTCTGCATATACTTCCTCTCTAGGGTTTTCTTAAATTTCCTCTGCTGCCGCCGCCTTCTCTTCTCCCCTTCTCTCTTCGCCTCACCTTTATTCTCAGAAGCTCCGTCTCCTCTACTTTATTTTCTCTTCTCCAAAACATTCGATCtctcatttttttcccctttctctcGGTTTTGTGTTAAAACCTTCATTGCATtgaattttttcactttttttaggTTGCAACTAGAATGATTTTTAATTTCTGGACTCTTATTCTCCGTCTAAGATGGAGTTGGAAGCGCCTCACCCGAGAGTCTCTTCACTCGAAAAAGCCCATTTCCCGATTTTGACACATCTGCTCTGGAGTTCGTCTATTCTTTTACTCCGGCGACCCATAAATGCCGCCACCTTGCCCGCCTTCCACGAATTATTCTTTTTTCGTCTCGTTGCCGCCCATTCTCGTGTTCAGAGTGATTGATTGTGGTATGTTCTCCGATTACAGTTAGCATTTTGAGAATCTAACTTAGAGCTTATCCACTTCAATCTTTGAATGTTGCACCGCTAAAACCCTAGGTTTGGCACACTACCGGATTTCTGGAATTCCGGAGATCTGGTAATAATAGAAtatcttcttctctctctctctctctctctctctggttgtgttttaattttttttgttaacatAACAACCAAGTTGAGTTTCCCTGGCATTTCATTATGCAATACAGGTTGCTGATTTGGGTTCTTTGGAACTCTCACCAGTGGATGGCCGAACGTTGACTGATTTTATGCATACAAGAGGCCTTAGGATGCGTTCTCTTGGACAAGTTGTAAGTGGTTTTACAGTGATGTGGATTTCCCACATTGTACTAGATTCTTTTACATCAGATATGCAGTATTAGCACCACGTTTTCTGTGCATTATAACTAATTTGCCATGTATCACTTCCAGTGGTACTGAAATTGCACAGTTGAAATTCAATTGCAAAAACCTTTACCATTCACTAGAGGAGATGAGAACAATTGTTCAATTTCAACCTCTCACTGGAAAACATATTATGTTTGTATAGAAAATGGATTTTGTATAGCATCCTTGTTATAGTTATTTAAAAAACTAAGAATAATAGTTCTGTGCATTATTGTTGCACTTTaatctttattttctaaaaaagcTGTTTCCTGTAATATGGTATAGTTCTAATATGTACATTAAACAGTTGCTCTGAAAAAAATATGTTGATCTATGGTTGTTTCTCTAATAAAATAGGTAAAATGCTAATTAAATGTGGTAGGATATTTTTACAATTTAAATGCAGCAATGTCTCTTAGTAATGTGCATTGCCAACAAGATGCAAATGTTTGGCTTAGATTAGATGGAGGAAACATGAATACTAGCAAGATATGCttttttcatttgattttgTACAAATGTACTTTATCTTATTAGCATATTATGGATAGTCTGCTTTATGATAGTCTTTGGCACAAACACGCTACCTGTTTGTTCTACTTTGGTCTCATTGAGGTTCAATTGGTCTTTGGACAATATAGAGCCTGATAAATCTATTAACTAGAGAAGTCAATGCTTTAGTCTATGTCTCATTAacattctttttcttcaatCTTCTGAACATGCAGCATCCAACTCCTGATCCTTACGTTTGCCTGGAATACGCCAGCACTAAATTCCGTACCCGTACCCACACAGGTATGTAATTCTTATTATTTCCTCTTTTTAtctttgtttgattgttttttcaATTACTACTAATATTCGAGCTTGTAAGAAAACTCTCCATTTTGTTGCCTAACTATTCTATTCTACTGCTACTTAATTACTTATGTAGACGGTGGAAAAAACCCTACTTTTCAAGAGAAATTCATCTTCTCCTTGATTGAAGGGCTAAGGGAGATCACTGTTGCTGTTTGGAACAGCAATACCATTACTTATGATGATTTTATCGGCAATCGAAAGTAATAATGTTTTCTTTAACtttctgccttttgttttccctgCATTCTATTCGTTGTATTAGTTTgagtattttctttttattctataCTTTTAGatgatttattatttttttccaatTATTGTTAATCTATTAGGGTTCAGCTGCAGAAAGTTCTTTCTCAGGGATTTGATGATAGTTCTTGGCCACTTCAAACTAAAACCGGCAGGTATACTCTGCAAAAGATAAAAAGGGACAATTACCTACCATATTCATTCTTTTGTAGGTTAATACATACTTGAGCATTTAAACATATGGTGTGTGTGTAGGGAAAATACCTAATAGTATTTTCTGCTCCATCTTGCCATTTGGGTATTAATAAGTAGGAGAAAGATATTTTGCAAACTGAAACTGCTTTGGAGTCAAACACTTTAGAAGTCTAGAAGGTTACATTGGTTCGAGCTTTTGTGGATTAGCACATATTTTCAAAGCGacatctcattttttttcctttcgctTGGTTTTATGTTAAAACCTTCATTCCATTGAAtttttttcacttctttttAGGTTGCAGCTGgaataatttttaatttctggACTCTTGTTCTCCGTCTAATATAGAGTTGGAAGTGCAGAAACATCTTCCGCcacttgttttgttttttgccctt contains the following coding sequences:
- the LOC140015053 gene encoding elicitor-responsive protein 1-like, whose translation is MHTRGLRMRSLGQVHPTPDPYVCLEYASTKFRTRTHTDGGKNPTFQEKFIFSLIEGLREITVAVWNSNTITYDDFIGNRKVQLQKVLSQGFDDSSWPLQTKTGRLQLE